The proteins below come from a single Leptospiraceae bacterium genomic window:
- a CDS encoding sigma-70 family RNA polymerase sigma factor encodes MILLLYSRPYLPYYSKNNMVEYKDSLSRLMAETQAGNSNSYRILLNQISITLSKFLSKRIGSVDDREDVLQEILIAIHSSRHTYLPAKPFYPWMYAIAKNTLVKYYKRIQKINANQIVAEIENISSPKKHESDEVERTNEIIRLVNELPGKQKQIIQMLKIQGLSIKEVSAKLKLSEANVKVIAHRGYHTLRKVAKK; translated from the coding sequence ATGATTTTGTTACTTTATTCCAGACCATACCTACCATATTATAGTAAAAATAATATGGTAGAATACAAAGATTCACTTTCTCGATTGATGGCTGAAACACAAGCAGGTAATTCAAATTCCTATCGCATTCTACTTAATCAAATTAGTATTACCCTCTCCAAGTTTTTATCTAAACGAATAGGATCAGTTGACGATAGAGAGGATGTATTACAAGAAATTTTAATCGCAATCCATAGTTCCAGACACACCTATTTACCGGCTAAACCGTTTTATCCGTGGATGTATGCCATCGCAAAAAACACTCTAGTTAAATACTACAAAAGAATTCAAAAGATCAATGCAAATCAAATTGTAGCAGAAATAGAAAATATAAGCTCTCCCAAAAAACACGAATCCGATGAAGTTGAGAGGACAAATGAAATTATTCGATTAGTAAATGAACTTCCAGGAAAACAAAAACAAATTATTCAAATGCTAAAAATTCAAGGTTTAAGCATTAAAGAGGTTTCCGCTAAACTCAAATTATCAGAAGCAAATGTAAAAGTTATAGCCCATCGAGGTTATCATACTTTACGTAAGGTAGCAAAAAAATGA
- a CDS encoding alpha/beta hydrolase, which translates to MVRLNHFLYKSIYSYFSYTRYKVLTNELGLKQSYADIGGQKICYFMSQNDGQPLVLIHGLLDSAFGFRKIVPYLDKKYKLYLIDIPGFGKSKLPLIKYLYQVDIFSKMIYKLFQKLDLNNIVLCGHSMGGLIAQHLTIHDSNWKRIEKLVLLSSGGIPHPERDKMRAILFPADHEEVGRLLQHLYYKETPMPSKLIRKTLVHVWNSKEYEFLAENTIERESEIFFGKEAKKIKIPTWIISGKQDLITTTEAMQMLKSYIRGSKLILLDHTRHAIHLEKPKDIAIILNEIII; encoded by the coding sequence ATGGTACGATTAAATCACTTCCTTTATAAATCTATTTATTCTTACTTTTCTTATACTCGTTACAAGGTTTTGACAAATGAATTAGGGTTAAAGCAGTCTTATGCGGACATAGGCGGTCAAAAGATTTGTTATTTTATGTCGCAAAATGATGGTCAGCCGCTAGTTCTCATTCATGGGCTTTTAGATTCAGCCTTCGGATTTAGAAAAATAGTTCCCTATTTAGATAAAAAATACAAACTCTATTTAATAGATATTCCTGGATTTGGAAAAAGTAAACTCCCACTGATAAAGTATCTTTACCAAGTAGACATTTTTTCTAAAATGATTTACAAGCTTTTTCAAAAACTCGATTTGAATAATATCGTGTTATGTGGTCACTCTATGGGCGGTTTGATTGCTCAACATTTAACAATTCACGATTCTAATTGGAAACGGATTGAAAAATTAGTATTACTTTCTTCTGGTGGAATTCCACATCCAGAGCGAGATAAAATGAGAGCGATTCTCTTTCCGGCAGACCACGAAGAAGTAGGTAGGCTATTACAACATTTGTACTACAAAGAAACACCAATGCCTTCGAAACTCATTCGTAAAACACTCGTACATGTTTGGAATAGTAAAGAATACGAGTTTTTAGCAGAAAATACTATTGAACGAGAATCTGAAATTTTCTTCGGGAAAGAGGCTAAAAAAATAAAAATTCCTACTTGGATTATTTCCGGTAAACAAGACTTAATCACAACTACCGAAGCTATGCAAATGCTTAAGTCTTATATTCGTGGTAGTAAACTTATTTTACTCGATCACACTCGGCATGCCATTCATTTGGAAAAACCGAAAGACATAGCTATAATTTTAAATGAAATAATAATTTAA
- a CDS encoding ankyrin repeat domain-containing protein, with protein MNREFLDKPSHGNAYEVDTTVNPETKNSDGQTLLHIAVNQGNIELVGRLLDQGLNVNAVSNQWYTPLHYAANHSDLKIADLLLNSGAKINALSNFDYTPLHYAAHKGSLELAKLLIEKGANLNIRNTFGHTPLHCAANHGRTSVAALLIEKGAKLHIEDEDGYTPLELAKKSGYSDIVNLLQAR; from the coding sequence ATGAATAGAGAATTTTTGGATAAACCATCGCATGGTAATGCATACGAAGTAGATACCACTGTAAACCCAGAAACAAAAAATTCAGATGGTCAGACTTTATTGCATATTGCTGTAAACCAAGGCAATATTGAATTGGTGGGAAGACTTTTAGATCAAGGTTTAAATGTAAATGCAGTTAGCAATCAGTGGTACACACCACTTCATTATGCTGCTAATCACAGCGATTTAAAGATAGCAGACTTACTGCTTAATAGTGGTGCAAAAATAAATGCACTTAGTAATTTTGATTATACTCCGCTTCACTACGCAGCACATAAGGGAAGTCTTGAATTAGCAAAGCTGTTAATTGAAAAAGGAGCCAATTTAAATATTAGAAATACTTTTGGTCATACTCCACTTCATTGTGCAGCAAATCATGGAAGAACTTCCGTCGCAGCGCTCCTGATTGAAAAGGGTGCTAAATTACATATAGAAGATGAAGATGGGTATACTCCCCTTGAATTAGCAAAGAAATCCGGATATTCTGATATTGTAAATTTGCTCCAAGCCCGTTAA
- a CDS encoding class I SAM-dependent methyltransferase: MTELIETLIQNLSRLDSWILANKVDAYRIYDRELPNFPAAIDIYLKKAHIQIYESESSVDEDLLISQIRDAVERVLSIPTQDQYVKSRRRQKEGAQYEKVASEKERFIIKENGAKFFINLKDYLDTGIFLDHRKTRTLVKDEFAKGKERMLNLFSYTSSFSVVAAKAGVRYTTSVDMSNTYCDWSRDNFYLNGLEKFNHIAIRDNVQFFLENMKQNWRFDLIVIDPPTFSRSKKMPIPFDVQKDHPFLINHCLDHLNQDGLIIFSNNFQKFKLHGDAIHTENIQDITKDTIPEDFRNDKIHKCYLIKH, encoded by the coding sequence ATGACCGAACTGATTGAAACTCTAATTCAAAATTTAAGCAGACTAGATTCTTGGATACTTGCAAACAAAGTTGATGCCTATCGAATTTATGATAGAGAACTACCAAATTTTCCGGCCGCTATTGACATTTATCTAAAAAAGGCTCATATTCAAATTTATGAAAGTGAATCTTCCGTTGACGAAGATTTACTCATTTCACAAATTAGGGATGCAGTCGAAAGAGTTTTGTCCATTCCAACCCAAGATCAATATGTAAAATCACGCCGTAGACAAAAAGAAGGAGCCCAATACGAAAAAGTAGCTTCTGAAAAAGAAAGATTTATTATTAAAGAAAATGGCGCAAAATTCTTTATTAACCTCAAGGATTATTTGGACACTGGAATTTTTTTAGATCATCGAAAAACAAGAACTCTTGTAAAAGATGAATTTGCGAAAGGCAAAGAGAGAATGTTGAATTTATTTTCCTATACTTCTTCTTTTAGTGTAGTCGCCGCAAAAGCTGGCGTGCGTTATACGACATCAGTGGATATGTCAAATACCTATTGCGATTGGTCTCGCGATAATTTTTATTTAAACGGTCTGGAGAAATTCAATCATATCGCCATTCGCGATAATGTTCAATTTTTTTTAGAGAATATGAAACAAAACTGGAGATTTGATTTAATCGTAATTGATCCACCCACTTTTTCTCGTTCCAAAAAAATGCCAATTCCATTCGATGTACAAAAAGACCATCCTTTTCTAATCAATCATTGTTTAGATCATTTAAACCAAGATGGTTTAATTATTTTCTCAAATAATTTCCAAAAGTTCAAATTACACGGAGATGCGATTCATACAGAAAATATACAAGATATTACTAAAGATACAATTCCAGAAGATTTTCGAAACGACAAAATACATAAATGTTACTTAATTAAACACTAA
- a CDS encoding cytochrome P450, whose product MEQKSIPKVTGWKAFRKSSTLKTDTIGFFVSQFEELGDFIHFNLLGLNIYLLRDPVLIRYVLQENNSNYTKSIFYKELARIIGNGLLTSEGQEWKKNRKLAQGAFKKSSVEGFSKIFLEESEVVVKEWKDKSDIDMSKEMMRLTFRIVGRALFSAKLDEDAKIVDHYLGIALGEVVNRIQSTIKTPFFLPTPANLRLKKAIREINGVVNKIISNRIQSGERVKDLLDTFIYARDEETGEGLSPNQIRDEVITFLLAGHETTSNVMTWTFYLLSEHSDIRKKVLDEIRTNISPTGDISNSDLEKLELTSRVLQESMRLYPPAWVIERSSIGEDTIGGVKIPAGSMVSVCTYAVHRNPKYWEYPEKFDPDRFLPENEIKRHNFAYIPFGGGPRICIGNNFAFTEAMMILASILRVYEPLLAPGHKVEKEPLITLRPKYGMKMKLK is encoded by the coding sequence ATGGAACAAAAATCTATACCGAAAGTAACAGGCTGGAAAGCATTTCGAAAAAGTTCAACTTTAAAAACTGATACAATTGGGTTTTTTGTATCCCAGTTTGAAGAGTTGGGGGATTTTATACATTTTAATCTGTTGGGGTTAAATATCTATTTGCTCCGTGACCCTGTTTTAATACGTTATGTATTACAAGAAAATAATTCGAATTATACCAAAAGTATTTTTTATAAAGAATTAGCCCGAATCATTGGGAATGGTCTTCTTACGAGTGAAGGGCAGGAATGGAAAAAAAATCGTAAATTAGCACAAGGGGCTTTTAAAAAAAGTTCCGTGGAAGGATTCAGCAAAATTTTCTTGGAAGAATCTGAAGTTGTAGTCAAAGAATGGAAAGATAAATCTGATATAGATATGTCGAAAGAAATGATGAGACTAACTTTTAGAATTGTTGGTCGAGCTCTCTTTAGCGCAAAATTAGATGAAGACGCTAAAATTGTAGACCACTACTTAGGAATTGCACTAGGAGAAGTTGTAAATAGAATTCAGTCCACAATTAAGACTCCGTTTTTTTTACCAACCCCTGCGAATTTACGATTAAAAAAAGCAATTCGTGAAATTAACGGTGTTGTGAATAAAATTATTTCTAACCGAATTCAATCCGGTGAACGAGTAAAAGATTTACTGGATACTTTTATTTATGCGCGCGATGAAGAAACAGGCGAAGGACTTTCTCCAAATCAAATTCGGGATGAAGTAATCACCTTTTTACTCGCAGGACATGAAACGACATCGAATGTTATGACTTGGACATTTTATCTTTTATCAGAGCATTCTGATATTAGAAAAAAAGTATTAGATGAAATTCGAACGAATATTTCTCCCACAGGAGATATTTCAAATTCTGATTTGGAAAAATTGGAACTTACTTCCAGAGTTCTGCAAGAGTCTATGCGTCTTTATCCGCCAGCATGGGTTATTGAACGAAGTAGTATTGGAGAAGATACAATTGGTGGAGTAAAAATACCGGCTGGATCAATGGTTTCCGTATGCACATATGCGGTTCATCGTAATCCTAAGTATTGGGAATATCCGGAAAAGTTTGATCCAGATAGATTTCTTCCGGAAAATGAAATTAAACGGCATAATTTTGCTTATATACCATTTGGTGGTGGACCTAGGATATGTATTGGAAATAATTTTGCATTTACAGAAGCTATGATGATACTTGCTTCCATATTAAGGGTATACGAACCATTACTCGCTCCAGGGCATAAAGTAGAAAAAGAGCCTCTTATTACACTCCGGCCGAAATACGGAATGAAGATGAAGTTGAAATAG
- a CDS encoding DoxX family protein, with protein MKNIILLFLRLIVALILLQTLFFKFTASAESVYIFSTLGLEPYGRIGSGIGELIASILLLFPPTVIFGAILSIGIISGAIVSHLTLLGIVVLDDGGLLFMLALIVFFFSIAILILKKAEFIQLLNDVKLKIGLRKNDKTN; from the coding sequence ATGAAAAATATCATCCTTTTATTCCTCCGGCTCATAGTAGCGTTAATACTTCTACAAACATTGTTCTTTAAATTCACAGCCAGTGCCGAATCAGTCTATATTTTCTCGACACTAGGTCTTGAGCCATACGGAAGAATCGGTTCTGGAATTGGAGAGCTTATAGCATCCATCTTACTTCTATTTCCTCCGACTGTGATATTCGGTGCAATTCTATCCATTGGAATCATTTCCGGTGCAATAGTAAGCCATTTAACTCTACTCGGTATCGTAGTTTTAGATGACGGAGGTTTATTATTTATGTTAGCTTTAATAGTATTTTTTTTCTCGATCGCGATCTTAATATTAAAGAAAGCAGAATTTATCCAACTACTAAATGATGTTAAACTAAAAATAGGACTTAGGAAAAATGATAAAACAAATTAG
- a CDS encoding ankyrin repeat domain-containing protein, whose product MENLSIEELQAKNQEGETLLHLATIPGNLERVKYLLESGLEVNAVTNFWHTPLHYAVNFGWFEIAKFLIEKGAKVNALTNFDYSPLHYAANQGRANIAKLLIEKGTPLNIQNMFGQTALHCAANHQKSEFDCKDCGSRYHYCGASYGRIEVVRLLIENKVKVHLEDEDGFTALDLAKKFHSTEIVSLLIQAQSME is encoded by the coding sequence ATGGAAAACCTATCTATTGAAGAATTACAAGCTAAAAATCAAGAAGGAGAAACGTTATTACACCTAGCTACAATTCCGGGAAATTTAGAGAGAGTTAAATACTTATTAGAAAGTGGTTTAGAGGTAAATGCTGTTACTAATTTTTGGCATACACCTCTACACTATGCAGTGAATTTTGGCTGGTTTGAAATCGCAAAATTTCTAATCGAAAAAGGTGCAAAAGTCAATGCTTTGACTAATTTTGATTATTCTCCGCTTCATTATGCGGCAAATCAAGGTCGAGCAAATATAGCAAAATTATTAATCGAAAAAGGGACTCCTTTAAATATACAAAATATGTTTGGGCAGACTGCTTTGCATTGTGCGGCAAATCATCAGAAGTCTGAGTTTGATTGTAAAGATTGCGGAAGTCGATATCATTATTGTGGGGCAAGTTACGGCAGGATCGAAGTCGTACGATTATTAATTGAAAATAAAGTAAAAGTACACTTAGAAGACGAAGATGGATTTACTGCTTTGGACTTAGCTAAAAAATTTCATTCTACCGAAATAGTAAGCCTCTTAATTCAAGCGCAATCTATGGAATAG
- a CDS encoding PilZ domain-containing protein produces the protein MSQEQIRQNQRYYFQNKSQFIVKVEMSAGRFVECMVSDISVSGVCIILDKQVFLARGKEYPLEIIEKLPDGNLETVTQIKGTVIWNLTKDFRNLEMIFMGIQFQNLISLPNSVISEEEVSI, from the coding sequence ATGTCACAGGAACAAATAAGACAAAATCAACGATATTATTTTCAAAATAAAAGTCAATTTATAGTGAAAGTTGAAATGAGTGCTGGTAGATTTGTGGAATGTATGGTAAGTGACATTTCTGTTAGTGGAGTCTGTATTATCTTGGATAAACAAGTTTTTTTGGCGAGAGGGAAAGAATACCCCTTAGAAATTATAGAAAAATTACCGGATGGTAATTTAGAAACTGTAACGCAAATTAAAGGAACAGTCATTTGGAATTTAACCAAAGATTTTAGAAACCTAGAAATGATTTTTATGGGAATTCAATTTCAAAATCTAATTTCTTTACCTAATAGTGTTATTTCTGAAGAAGAGGTTTCTATTTAG
- a CDS encoding SUMF1/EgtB/PvdO family nonheme iron enzyme, whose translation MNRKILLSLLLLIWQTEFYFAESSNKKDKSDLNRIVLWEGEISGIYKDKGAIRALISHNPEWVGANFEEIKSNILKKRKFELRQKVTNKKIGYFVVNHVELEKEIQKNKRTDFQVMINGNFELSKKSYSGFVSNDFVISMARYEESYLDPSAFFKDNITSPSKTYIHPIDKKEMVFIPAGVFIHGQGSDGEFDNYNPAFQSPDDTNLMEIASFYIDKYEVTNAEYERYLRDTFAKPPVYWINGKIPQGKEDHPVTSISYREAEQYASWAGKRLPTEFEWEKAARGQGLTRTLKRDESYTIELHTIKYPFGNKFDSLLCNIKESKVGDTVSVYELATKGASPYGVIGMCGNAAEWTSSWYTAYEGHFLKNPAFGKQYKVIRGGSFFDDKKSSTVFFRSYGGNPNLAEDRRAGLRLVKDLN comes from the coding sequence ATGAATAGAAAAATACTTTTAAGTTTACTTTTGCTTATTTGGCAGACAGAGTTTTATTTTGCTGAATCTTCGAATAAAAAAGATAAATCGGATTTAAATCGAATTGTTTTATGGGAAGGAGAAATTTCCGGGATTTACAAGGACAAAGGTGCTATACGCGCTTTGATTTCACATAATCCTGAATGGGTTGGCGCAAATTTTGAAGAAATTAAATCTAATATTTTAAAGAAAAGAAAATTCGAACTTCGACAAAAAGTTACAAATAAAAAAATTGGATACTTTGTTGTAAACCATGTAGAACTAGAAAAAGAAATTCAAAAAAATAAACGTACTGATTTCCAAGTAATGATCAATGGAAACTTTGAACTTTCTAAAAAATCTTATTCCGGTTTTGTCTCCAATGATTTTGTAATTTCTATGGCAAGATATGAGGAAAGTTATTTGGATCCATCTGCTTTTTTTAAGGATAACATTACTTCTCCGTCAAAAACATATATTCATCCAATAGACAAAAAAGAAATGGTATTCATTCCCGCCGGTGTTTTTATACACGGACAAGGATCGGATGGGGAATTTGATAATTATAATCCTGCTTTTCAGTCGCCAGATGATACTAATTTGATGGAGATTGCATCTTTTTATATTGATAAATATGAAGTTACTAATGCGGAATATGAGCGTTATCTTCGAGACACTTTCGCAAAGCCACCCGTTTATTGGATCAATGGAAAAATTCCACAGGGTAAGGAGGATCACCCTGTTACTTCTATTTCTTATAGGGAAGCGGAACAATATGCGTCATGGGCAGGAAAACGTCTTCCGACTGAGTTTGAATGGGAAAAAGCAGCGCGAGGCCAAGGTCTTACTCGTACTTTAAAAAGAGACGAAAGTTATACTATCGAATTACACACAATTAAATATCCATTTGGCAATAAGTTTGATTCTTTACTCTGCAATATAAAAGAGAGTAAAGTTGGGGACACCGTTTCAGTATATGAGCTAGCAACTAAAGGAGCAAGCCCATATGGTGTGATTGGAATGTGTGGAAATGCTGCCGAGTGGACAAGTTCGTGGTATACTGCTTATGAAGGACATTTTCTAAAAAATCCTGCGTTTGGAAAACAATACAAAGTTATTCGAGGCGGGTCTTTTTTTGATGATAAAAAATCCTCTACAGTTTTTTTTCGATCGTATGGAGGTAATCCTAATTTGGCGGAAGATAGAAGAGCAGGATTGAGACTCGTAAAGGACTTAAATTAA
- a CDS encoding adenylate/guanylate cyclase domain-containing protein: protein MKQKLVSLVELLIGDFKKNSLEHRLFNSISLVNGILNIIGSFGTFYLPNFMFLFLLNFGTGIVFLILYYLARVKSIYYILYWPLNLTIVIFLSVNWFTNGGSHGGSHYYLIPALVIATILARNNNIIFVYGFYAILTLTLFWVEYYYPQYVTMFNTDQDRYFDASFNYSFVQIFTGILIFILSRNLDLERKKSEKLLLNILPEKIAIELKRNNIVTPVKYDSVSVLFTDMAGFTAIAEKMKPEELLTELDHIFSVFDSIVKKHGVEKIKTIGDAYMAVGGIPEVNQTNAVDSVLCALEFQDFMKFLQVKRKMEMKPFFELRLGIHTGSVVAGVIGHEKIAYDVWGDTVNTASRMESSGVVGEINISSSTYELVKDIFVCEYRGKISAKNKGEIDMYLVKGKKT from the coding sequence ATGAAACAAAAATTGGTTTCTTTAGTAGAACTTCTAATTGGTGACTTTAAAAAGAACTCTCTCGAACATCGACTTTTTAATTCAATTTCACTTGTAAATGGGATATTAAATATAATTGGTTCATTTGGAACTTTTTATCTTCCGAATTTTATGTTTTTGTTTTTATTAAATTTTGGAACAGGAATTGTATTTTTAATTCTCTATTATTTAGCGAGAGTTAAGAGTATTTACTATATTTTATATTGGCCTCTAAATCTTACGATCGTAATTTTTTTGTCGGTTAATTGGTTTACCAACGGTGGCTCGCATGGTGGTTCTCATTATTATTTAATTCCTGCACTCGTGATTGCAACTATCCTAGCGAGGAATAATAATATTATTTTTGTTTATGGATTTTATGCAATTTTAACATTAACTTTATTTTGGGTAGAATACTATTATCCGCAATATGTAACTATGTTTAATACGGACCAAGATAGGTATTTTGATGCTTCTTTTAATTACTCATTTGTTCAAATTTTTACTGGTATACTCATATTTATTTTATCCAGAAATTTAGATTTAGAAAGAAAAAAATCAGAAAAGTTACTTTTAAATATCCTCCCCGAAAAAATCGCAATTGAGTTAAAAAGAAATAATATTGTAACGCCTGTAAAGTATGATAGTGTTTCCGTATTATTTACAGATATGGCTGGATTTACTGCAATTGCCGAGAAAATGAAACCGGAAGAATTACTCACAGAGTTAGATCATATATTTTCCGTATTTGACTCTATAGTCAAAAAACATGGAGTAGAAAAAATAAAAACTATCGGAGACGCATATATGGCTGTCGGAGGAATTCCAGAAGTAAACCAAACAAATGCGGTTGACTCTGTATTATGCGCTTTAGAGTTTCAAGATTTTATGAAATTTTTACAAGTGAAACGAAAAATGGAAATGAAACCTTTTTTTGAATTACGTCTTGGTATCCATACCGGAAGTGTAGTGGCAGGTGTAATTGGTCACGAAAAAATTGCTTATGATGTTTGGGGGGATACAGTTAACACTGCTAGCAGAATGGAATCTTCTGGGGTTGTGGGAGAAATCAATATTTCTTCCTCGACTTACGAACTTGTAAAAGATATTTTTGTATGTGAGTATCGCGGGAAAATATCCGCAAAGAATAAAGGTGAAATAGATATGTATTTAGTAAAGGGAAAAAAAACTTAA
- the msrB gene encoding peptide-methionine (R)-S-oxide reductase MsrB, translated as MLHKTLVVYINLTIVFLFFLFHCTRTIDGEPKTKHKFEISKTENEWKKILSPEAYNVLREKGTERPFTHEFTVKDKGHFVCAACGNQLFDSNHKFDSGTGWPSFYQPIDKQKVGEETDRSWGMTRTEVFCNRCGGHLGHVFNDGPAPTGLRYCINGIALKFIRSDSK; from the coding sequence ATGTTACACAAAACGTTAGTTGTATATATAAACTTAACAATCGTCTTTCTATTTTTTTTATTTCACTGTACAAGAACGATTGATGGAGAACCAAAAACCAAACATAAATTCGAAATTTCTAAAACGGAAAACGAATGGAAAAAGATTCTCAGCCCTGAAGCGTATAATGTATTACGAGAAAAAGGAACAGAACGTCCTTTTACACACGAATTTACAGTAAAAGACAAAGGACATTTTGTTTGTGCTGCTTGCGGCAATCAGTTGTTTGACTCTAATCATAAGTTTGACTCTGGAACCGGCTGGCCTAGTTTTTATCAACCTATCGACAAACAGAAAGTAGGCGAAGAAACGGATCGAAGTTGGGGTATGACTCGAACGGAAGTATTCTGTAACCGTTGTGGCGGTCATTTGGGACATGTATTCAACGATGGTCCTGCTCCCACTGGGTTACGATATTGTATCAATGGAATTGCTTTAAAATTTATAAGGAGTGACTCAAAATGA
- a CDS encoding DUF1109 family protein: MKTGKLIQELSSQLTPVKRIYPVWISFIFWIGFSFIATSLFVWNRSGNFTNIHIPVYLHELIFILLVILSSAYIALYTSIPGNRIRNKYQLAPVLFFILWAGSILVRSFISNKYFILPNFSYHYCAKDIILMSLPSTSVFVFLINRRFTTNKYKMGFFVLAASACVSAIGVAFLCPNETSYHLFWIHFLPVLTLSLFGIVLSSMFFKEV; the protein is encoded by the coding sequence ATGAAAACAGGAAAATTAATTCAAGAGCTTAGTTCTCAACTTACACCCGTAAAGCGAATTTATCCAGTTTGGATTAGTTTTATTTTCTGGATCGGTTTTTCTTTCATTGCGACTTCCCTTTTTGTTTGGAATCGCTCTGGGAATTTTACAAATATTCATATTCCAGTTTACTTACATGAGTTAATTTTTATACTTCTCGTTATACTTTCTTCCGCGTACATTGCTCTCTACACTAGTATCCCTGGGAATAGAATCAGAAATAAATACCAATTAGCCCCTGTTTTATTTTTTATACTTTGGGCAGGTTCAATTTTAGTTAGGTCTTTTATTTCAAATAAATATTTTATACTTCCAAATTTTTCCTATCATTATTGTGCAAAAGATATAATTCTGATGAGTTTACCCTCGACTTCCGTATTTGTTTTTTTAATCAATCGAAGGTTTACTACAAATAAATACAAAATGGGATTTTTTGTATTAGCCGCTAGTGCTTGTGTATCCGCCATTGGAGTAGCTTTTCTTTGTCCTAACGAAACATCTTATCATTTATTTTGGATTCATTTCCTCCCAGTCCTAACTTTGAGTTTATTCGGCATTGTCCTCTCTTCTATGTTTTTTAAAGAAGTTTAG